CCCGGCATTTGAGCTTCACCCGTGCCGCCGAAGAGCTGAACCTGACGCAGAGCGCCGTGAGCAAACAGGTCGCGCAACTCGAAGAATTGCTGCAACACCTGTTGTTCCGCCGGGTGCGCCGACGCCTGCAAATGACCCCCGCCGGCGATTTGTACCTGGTGGAAGTGCGAAAAATCCTCACCCAAGTCGAAATGTCGACCCATTACCTGCGCTCCTACGGCGGTGATACCGAAGTCTTGCGCGTCTCGACGCCTCCGACCTTCGGTGCGCGCTGGCTGGTGCCGCGCCTGAAAGGCTGGCGCCTGCGCCATCCGTCGATCCATCTGGACCTGTGCAGCGAACAGGAAGCCGATGATCTGCTGCAAGGTCGCAGCGACCTGGCGTTCTACTTTGGCCAGGGCTCTCGGCCCGGCACCGAATGCCTGAAGCTGTTTGGCGAGGAGCTGGTGCCGGTCTGCGCGCCGGGCAGCCTGCCGGACACGCCGTTCACCGACCCTACGCAACTCACTGACCTGGTCCTGCTGCAAAATGCTTCCCGGCCTCAAGCCTGGCACGACTGGTTCGACAGCCAGGGCTACCACACTGAACACAGCTACCACGGCCCGCGTTTCGAAACTTT
This genomic stretch from Pseudomonas wuhanensis harbors:
- a CDS encoding LysR family transcriptional regulator translates to MLNKRYLPSITALQCFEAVTRHLSFTRAAEELNLTQSAVSKQVAQLEELLQHLLFRRVRRRLQMTPAGDLYLVEVRKILTQVEMSTHYLRSYGGDTEVLRVSTPPTFGARWLVPRLKGWRLRHPSIHLDLCSEQEADDLLQGRSDLAFYFGQGSRPGTECLKLFGEELVPVCAPGSLPDTPFTDPTQLTDLVLLQNASRPQAWHDWFDSQGYHTEHSYHGPRFETFYMCIRAAQVGCGVALLPKFLVEEELADGKLVIPWKHAMPSTDAYYLAYPEHSAEVPKVRDFVKWMLEQIDSPDAPHN